Below is a window of Catalinimonas alkaloidigena DNA.
CTAAACAATAAATTACAGACTGTACGGGCTCGCCGCATGTACTACTCGGCTTCGAGTGCCTCCAGCACATCGGCAATCTGGTCAAAATCTTTGTAGCCCGGGCGAATTTCTTCTCCGCCGCGGAGGGCAATCCCCATCGGTCGGATGTCGTTAAGCAGCGGATCGAGCGCTTCGGGCGTGACCGGATAGCCCAGTAAAATGGGGTGATCGGCACACAGTTGCTGGAGTTGCGGCGGCGAAAGTGGCAGGTCCCCGTGCGAAGTGGTCCCATGAGGCAGTTCCAGCAGAAAATAGTGGACCGTATCGGCGTGCCAGGCCATCAGCTGCTGTAGTTTTTGCGGATTGGTTTCGGTCACCCGCAGAATGATCGGCAATTCCAGCCCCACTAGATCTTCGATGGCTTCCGATTTATTGGTAAGCACGTATTGCAACGGATAGCGCTCGGCCAGGCGTCGGACTTCGTGGGCCGGTTCGTCGTCGAACTCGCCGACCAGCGCGACGCCCGCCAGCCAGTCGGTAATTTCCCGGAAGTCCTGCTCGCTCAACCGGTGCGGGTGCGAAGTGGCCAGCGGAAAGCCGATCAGCGAAACGCCCATGCCGGCTCCGTAGCGCGCGTCGCTCAGGTTATTCACCGAACTCAGGAAAACGGTAGTTTTTAGCATCATATGCAAGTATACATCAAGCGATAGAACGAATAGGGATAAAACCGTGTTAAGTTCCTACCTCGGAAAAACGAGGTGGCGTATTGCAGGTACGTGTGGCGGCGGTATTCTGTTGGTTTACTACCTTTGCTCTACCTAAGACCCATGAAGGAGTATGGCCGTTTTGGTGGCATCTGACCGCGATTTTAACCGTTTCCTCCAGCAGTATCCTAAAGTAGTGGTAAAATACCACGCAGGCTGGTGTGGTTCGTGTCGTTTGTTCGATCCTAAGTTTCGTCGGCTTTCCGAAGAAGACGGCTTTCGGGATGTCACGTTTCTGGATGTAGACGCCGAGCAGAACCCAGAGGCGCGGAAGGCGGTGGGCGTTACTGATCTGCCCTTTTTTGCGGTTTTTCAGAACGGACAATTGCAAGACACCCTGGCGTCGCGTAAAGAAGAGCAGGTGGTAGCTTTGATTCGTAAGTTGCACGGATGAACCTGTCAGCCATCCGCACCCTGCTGGAACATTACGAACGACAGCAGCTGGCCGATGCCGAGGAGGCATTGCTCCGGGAAGAAGCGCCCGCCATTGTGGTGGAGGGTGCCGATGCGGCCGAACAACTGACCCA
It encodes the following:
- a CDS encoding thioredoxin family protein translates to MAVLVASDRDFNRFLQQYPKVVVKYHAGWCGSCRLFDPKFRRLSEEDGFRDVTFLDVDAEQNPEARKAVGVTDLPFFAVFQNGQLQDTLASRKEEQVVALIRKLHG
- a CDS encoding DUF6952 family protein translates to MNLSAIRTLLEHYERQQLADAEEALLREEAPAIVVEGADAAEQLTHVLAARWIQAYLTTTGGTYTQAVRAYAQRIRSSLN